From one Lotus japonicus ecotype B-129 chromosome 3, LjGifu_v1.2 genomic stretch:
- the LOC130746752 gene encoding QWRF motif-containing protein 3-like, whose product MKTQKPRQHRNREAGSRFTSSPDHSLTTTIESIECNSPARRSTDTRRHHKITEDTTLTRRQLWPSTAKKNSGTTTLADHITEDRIIEQQLDNKKEKSIRFYSHRVSSSAGFNDVTTASSTFKENDQQQHGSARFSGRFFASSIGESSPSSSLKKQANSGSGSIRSTIVPGRLSLDERAKPISSSRRMLNSLDLESQSGDSGKTLSPRKSTGVEVKSRFRSRRGASDSNIGNLDGDSSSALKKSVLKSAIKRANSLAGYKSSKSQWALSPGRSDSPAMSVENMEKPVLFSTPTSPAPFTKVKGVEKILNLGFDFFKTKKSSVVNSSPLAFGNSENVHRLRLLDNRLIQWRYANARAQVVNANISHHAESNLVCAWDTLTKLRQSVLKKKIQFYREKLDMKVAFILYYQMKLLEAWGGMERQHVSALNVTKECLHSVVCRVPLLEGAKVNLQSTSLALRQASDLTSSIKSILTSFSPPQIDKTAAMVSELAKVVALEKQLIEEFYDLFQATSVFEIQESSVKCNLVQLESWQQKYKQRQLLSEITT is encoded by the exons atGAAGACTCAGAAACCCCGTCAACACCGCAACCGCGAAGCCGGTTCACGCTTCACATCCTCGCCGGACCACTCACTCACCACCACCATAGAATCCATCGAATGCAATTCCCCTGCTCGACGCTCAACCGACACCCGTCGACACCACAAAATCACAGAGGACACAACCCTCACGCGCCGCCAACTCTGGCCTTCTACGGCGAAGAAAAACTCCGGCACCACCACCCTCGCCGATCACATCACCGAAGACAGAATCATCGAGCAACAACTCGATAACAAAAAAGAGAAATCCATCAGATTCTACTCCCATAGGGTTTCTAGCTCTGCAGGGTTTAACGATGTAACAACAGCGAGTAGCACCTTCAAGGaaaacgatcaacaacaacacGGTTCAGCTAGATTCTCAGGAAGATTTTTTGCTTCTTCAATTGGAGAatcatcaccttcttcttcattgaaGAAACAGGCTAATTCTGGTTCTGGTTCAATTCGTTCCACCATTGTTCCGGGAAGATTATCTCTCGATGAGAGAGCTAAACCTATCTCTTCTTCGAGGAGAATGTTGAATTCTCTTGATTTGGAATCTCAATCTGGTGATTCTGGGAAAACTTTGAGTCCAAGAAAATCAACAGGGGTGGAGGTTAAATCCAGGTTCAGGTCTAGAAGGGGAGCTTCGGATTCGAACATTGGGAATTTGGATGGTGATTCTTCTTCTGCGCTGAAGAAATCGGTTTTGAAATCGGCGATCAAGAGGGCTAATTCACTTGCAGGTTATAAGAGTTCTAAGTCTCAATGGGCTTTATCACCAGGAAGATCAGATTCACCTGCTATGTCAGTAGAAAACATGGAGAAACCAGTGTTGTTTTCAACTCCAACTAGTCCTGCTCCTTTTACCAAGGTGAAAGGAGTGGAGAAAATCCTCAATTTGGGTTTTGATTTCTTTAAAACTAAGAAATCATCTGTGGTTAATTCATCGCCTCTCGCTTTTGGAAACTCGGAGAATGTGCACCGGCTTCGTCTGCTTGATAATCGGTTGATTCAGTGGAGGTATGCAAATGCTAGAGCTCAAGTAGTGAATGCAAACATTTCTCATCATGCTGAG AGCAATTTGGTATGTGCTTGGGATACTCTCACAAAGTTGCGACAATCTGTTCTGAAAAAGAAGATACAATTTTACAGAGAAAAACTTGACATGAAGGTTGCTTTTATATTGTATTATCAA ATGAAATTACTAGAAGCTTGGGGAGGTATGGAAAGACAGCATGTATCAGCACTTAATGTGACCAAAGAGTGTTTGCATTCTGTTGTTTGCAGAGTTCCTCTTTTGGAGGGTGCTAAG GTGAACTTGCAATCAACATCCCTTGCCTTGCGGCAAGCATCTGATCTCACATCTTCCATCAAGTCAATACTAACAAGTTTTTCACCTCCA CAGATTGATAAGACTGCTGCAATGGTATCAGAATTAGCAAAAGTTGTAGCACTAGAGAAACAACTCATAGAAGAATTCTATGATCTTTTCCAGGCCACATCTGTCTTCGAG ATTCAAGAAAGCAGTGTGAAATGCAATCTCGTTCAGCTTGAAAGTTGGCAGCAGAAATATAAACAGCGACAATTACTATCAGAGATCACTACATAG
- the LOC130746753 gene encoding uncharacterized protein LOC130746753, which translates to MLKSILGCCKVYISESRNRSALESIEKAAKLFPLAPIVNKFEDVAYNRVGYTLVSQLDLDPVQSTGPCHLKNAVLAMVKAAFDSIDFQQHTGTHPRLGVVDHICFHPLAEASLNQAASTARCLAMDMGSNLQVPTFLYGAAHEEGRTLDSIRRIFGYFKPNSSENQWIGGLKSDSLPLKPDSGPFQITPSKGVVVIGATNWVDNYNVALLSSDISAASRIAKRVSGRGGGLPTVQAMALAHGEGVTEVACNLLDPKKVGGERVQQEVERLAKEEGISVGRGYYTDISQEEIVKSYLKLIEVRS; encoded by the exons atgttAAAGTCCATTCTAGGTTGCTGCAAGGTATACATATCAGAGAGCAGAAACAGGAGTGCATTGGAATCAATTGAAAAAGCTGCCAAGCTTTTCCCCTTAGCTCCCATTGTTAACAAGTTTGAAGATGTGGCCTACAATAGAGTTGGTTACACCCTTGTCTCTCAGTTGGATTTGGATCCAGTGCAGTCTACTGGGCCATGCCACTTGAAAAATGCAGTGCTTGCTATGGTGAAAGCTGCCTTTGACAGCATTGACTTTCAACAACACACTGGAACTCATCCTAGACTTGGAGTTGTGGACCATATATGTTTTCACCCACTTGCTGAAGCTTCCTTGAATCAAGCTGCTAGCACTGCTAGGTGTTTAGCTATGGACATGGGTTCTAATCTGCAAG TTCCTACTTTTCTATATGGAGCAGCCCATGAAGAAGGGAGGACACTTGATTCAATCAGAAGGATATTTGGTTATTTTAAGCCAAATTCTTCCGAAAACCAGTGGATTGGGGGGCTAAAATCAGATTCTTTGCCACTGAAGCCTGATAGTGGTCCATTTCAAATAACTCCATCAAAAGGTGTTGTGGTCATTGGAGCTACCAATTGGGTTGACAACTACAATGTCGCTCTACTTTCTTCTGATATCAGTGCTGCTAGTCGGATCGCGAAACGGGTTAGTGGAAGAGGTGGTGGACTTCCTACTGTGCAGGCCATGGCACTTGCACATGGTGAAGGTGTCACTGAGGTAGCCTGTAATTTGTTGGATCCAAAGAAAGTTGGCGGTGAAAGAGTACAACAAGAAGTTGAGCGCCTCGCAAAGGAAGAAGGTATTTCTGTAGGGAGAGGATACTATACCGATATTTCGCAGGAAGAAATAGTTaagagttacttgaagctgatTGAAGTGAGAAGTTGA